A segment of the Desulfitobacterium dehalogenans ATCC 51507 genome:
AGGGCATTCCGGGCTGATCTATCCCTTGATTATTGTCCAACTGTTCAGCTCCCTGCTCGCCATCGGTTCAAGCGGCACCATGTCCTCCGGCAATGATTTTATAAGCGTCGCGCTCAAAACCTATACGGGAGATGCCCTATTATTCCTCTCCTTTGTGTGGATGATTGTGGTGACCTCTTTGCTGGGCTCTCAGCCCTATCGGAGTATAGAGCTTTCTGTGGTCAATAGCCAGGCGGTCAGCCACGCATCGAATATCCTGCTGATTCTAACCTATGCTGTTTATGCGGGAGTGACAAGCACCCTTGCGGCAATAATCCACCGTCTGATGATCGCGGCAACCTTAAAAGAGAACGAATTTCTCTTTGGGGGCCTGCACATCCTGCCCCAGGATATTTTGCTGGGGATAGTCGCGGCAACGCTTTACTTAATCCTGCTGGGGGCAGTCGTCTATCTGATTCAGACCTTTAGTTTGCGCAGCAAAGGTTTGGGAATTATCCTGTGGATAGGCTTCTTCGTCTTCGGGTTCGGAAACGTGAGAATTTTCGATATCAATCTGGGGAAAGTCCTGGAGTTCTATACGGCAGAGGCCTCTCTGGGAATCTTTAGCCTAAAGGTATTCTGTACAGCGCTCCTTCTTTTCGGATCCAGTGTGCTGATCACGAAGAAAATGGAGGTCAAACGATGAGCAAACTCTTATTTGCCAATATTATCCTCCTGCTGTGTATCATACCCTTCATTTACTTTTTGATTAAGTTTGTGCATCCCAGGCTGAAACCTGTGTATCGCTGGAAGACCAATCTCCTTATCTCCGGCACCTATCTTGCCTTGCTGGTCCTCTCCCTGCCCCTGGCCCTCTTTCTCGATCAAGGGGAACTTTTTCTATCCCGCAATGCTCAGGCTCAAGGGCTGCTGGCCGAAGCCCCCGATGATTGGTCGGAGGATGGCCGGAGATACCATATTCTTGAGAATGAGCCTTTTGCAACGCAAAGTGGCCTTGTCGAGAACAGCCGGCAGACTTACCCAGCAGAAACTCCACAGTTAGAAATCAGAACCGCAGAAAACTCAGGATATGGGCGAATCTTCCTGGAACGAAAGAAAGATGCCGATGGGATGATCGAGGTCAGAACTTACACAGCGCCTCATTATGCCAGAACCGATACTTTCCAATCCATTGACTTTACGAAATTGGTCCCTCCCCCCGAAATAAGATGGGAAGAGGGCATCCTGAAGATTGAAGAGCCTGTTCAGCAGAGCTTCGTGTTCAAATTCTATGGCAATAGCTTCATAGTAAGGCAATTAAAAAGAGAAAGACAGGGTTATTTCGGCGGGGGCGGCAGCATGAGCTTCGGCGAGGGAGGGATAGTGGTTCGTGTTCCTGCGGATGTCGAGGTTATGGACGGGGACAGCGGGGAATTTACCTGGGTGTCCAGTTATTGAACGACACTTCCTCCAGTGGGGGATTCGCTCCCACTGGAGGTTAGTCGAGTCCATACTGGACTTAACCGCCCTTGGACAACCAACCCTATATAGAGGTAGGGGTCTTAGGGCGGGTTAGTTCAGTGATAAATCTGCAGGGACAATAAGTCTTCGGTCCTATCGTTCATCAGCTTGTAAGCATCATAGACTCCTTGATTGTAGAATTCCGGTGCTAACTCTTTAATGATAAAATCCAGCATGAGGCTGGAAGCCAAATTCCCTATCTCCTCATCTCGTTCCTTTAGGAAGTATCTTTGGATGGCAGAAGCCATCTCTTCTTTTTGTTCTTTGGTTAGATTAATTCGAGTTGTTTCCTTTTTCATCACACTACCTCCATTTGTTCCTGTCCAGAGCATTTTTTTCGTCCTACCATGATGGTCAAATCGATAGTAATCTCCAGTGATTCCAACTTGAGAGCCCTCCCGATCCGATCTTCGTCGGCTCCCCAGGTTAGAGGGGTCATATGGACCAGGTTCGCGATCAGCGGCTGGTTCAAAGTCATAGAATAGCGGAGGGGCACCGTCTTATAGAGCGTCAGATGGTTTTCGAAGAGCTCCACGGTTTTGGCATTGGAGTAATCCTGTTTTTCTGTTTCTTCGTAAAAGATTTCCCGCAATTCCGTGAGATACTCTTTCCCTGGAACGACCTTAATGACCAGCCCATCATCGGTTAGGATTCTCTCGAATTCCGAGTAATTGGCGGGGGATAAGATGTTCAAAATCACATCGAATTGACGATCCTCAAAAGGGCATTGGGCAAGGTCCCCTACACACCAAAAAATGCTTTCCCAGTCCCGGGCAGCCAGTTGAATCCCTTCTTTGGCAAGGTCCATCCCCACTCCTAAGGGCCTCATGCCTGTATTCTTCCCTAGTTTTTGTTGGATGTTGGCTAGATGAGATCCCTCTCCACAGCCGGCATCCAAAATTTTTAGGGAGCAGTTCTGGGACTTTGCTTCCGAGAGATTCAAATCCCTCTGGATTAATTCACAGAGCTGTTCATTCAGAGGCTCGAAGAAGCCGCTTTGGGCAAGGAGTTTTCGTGCTTCAAACAATTGCTTATTGTATTTGGTCTTAATTCCATGGGATAATAAGTTAACATAGCCCTGCTTGGCCAGATCAAAACAATGCTTGTCCCCGCAGATTAAACTTTTCCTATTAATAAGCTGCATCGAGTTATGGCAGATGGGGCATCTTAGTATGTCCATATAGTGGCCGGTTAGGCCATCGTTAAGGAGAACGCTTTTTGGCATGTCAGGCATCCTTTCGGTTCAGTGTGGCAGAGTTCACAGTATATCCCCAGAGGTGATTAGCTTTATCATAGCAAGGATTGAGGATCTTGAAAAGTTGGCGGGCCGTTGTTCACTATAAAGTACATGGGAAGGAGAGCGGAAATGAAAAAGAACACTATGTTTCTGGGTTTAACCCTGGTCTTGATGATGTTTACCCTGACAGGATGTATTCCCGGGGATGGCTCCTATGATTTTGACAATCCGGCAGGTTTCTTGTCCGGTATCTGGCATGGCTGGATTGCGCCCCTTTCCCTGATTATAGGGATATTCAATGCTAAGGTCAGAGTCTATGAGGTGTTTAACACCGGCTGGTGGTATGATTTTGGCTTTTATATCGCTGTGATCAGCGGCTTTGGAGGGTTGTCCCTGTCCCGGAAAAAAAAGAAGGATGAATAAGATGAAGATCTAATTGACTTATCACCGAATTACTGGTATAGTAAATGCGTCCGTTAAATTAATATTGGATTTGGTAAGAACCTTCTTTGGTTGCCTAAAGCGCTGGGAAGTAATGAAAATTCCTTTTAAGTAGCGGCGATCATAATATTGGAGGTTTTTTGTTATGTATCAAGAAAAAGTAATCACCTGTAAAGACTGTGGAGCTGATTTTGTATTCTCCGTTTCCGAGCAAGAATTCTACGCCGAAAAAGGCTTCACCAACGAGCCTGGCCGTTGCCCTTCCTGCCGTGCAGCAAGAAAGCAACAATCCCGTGGTAACGGCGGTTACCAACGCCAGGAGCGCCAAATGCATCCGGCAGTCTGCGCTTCATGCGGCGTAGAGACCATGGTGCCTTTCCAACCCAGTGGTGACAAACCGGTTTACTGCCGCGATTGCTTCACCCCACGCAACCGTTACTAAGATTTAAGCAAGACCTTCTTGGAGTAATTCCCGAGAAGGTCTTTTTAGTTGGTTGCAACTATAATAATTACAAAATAATGATATGAAAATCAAAAATTCTTTGATATGATATGAGATAATACTTTCTACAGAGCTTTGATTTTGAAGTTGAAAGGCTGGGATGTCGGTGACGATACGATCCACATTGAGAGCAATTGTAGTTCTTTTATTGATCTTTTCTGTGACCAGCACAGTGGTCGTTTTTTACCAATTAGAGAAAATGCAGCAGGATGGTTCCGTCATTAATACAGCGGGAGTCGTTCGGGGGGCAACCCAGAGACTCATTAAGCTGGAGCTGGCAAAGCAGCCTAACGATGAACTTATACAAAAGTTGGATGGAATTATCGAAGGGTTAATTCAAGGTGATGAGAGCCTGGGGCTGCCTAAGGCCACCGACGAGGCTTTTATCCAAGAGATGAACAAGGTAAAAAGTGAGTGGCAATCCTTAAAGGGTACCATCCAATCAGCCCGGAATAGTGGAAACTTTACCTCTCTCGTTCAAGAAAGCGAATCCTATTTTACCACTACCAATGCAGCAGTAGCAGCTGCGGAAGTATTCTCTGCCGCAAAAGTAAAAGCTCTAAAGATGATTCAGTCCGTACTTATGGTATTTAATATAATTCTCTTAATCGCCATCTGGTTTATGAGCTCCTCCCGGATTTCCCAGCCTATTCAAAAGCTGATAGACATCATCGAGCATCTCAACATATCCGAGAATATCCCCGAACAATTCATGAATCGTAAGGATGAAGTGGGGGGTCTTTCCCGAGCCTTCCAAGGGGTGATTTATAATATTCGTAGCTTAGTGGAAGGATTGGCTTCTTCCTCGGAAAAACTGGCCGGTTCAGCCGCCTTCCTAAAGACGATCAGTCAGGAATCCTCCAATGCATCTATGGAAGTTGCCAAAACTATCGAAGGGATTGCCCATGGCGCCAGTGACCAGGCGACCGAGATTCAAAGCGGCGTCGCCCAAATGGATGTCCTGGGACATTTGGTGGCAGAGGATCAAAAGAAGGTGGAGGATCTGCGCCGAGCCACAGATAAAGTGGAACAGCTTAAAGATGAAGGAACCACGATCCTGGCGGATCTGATTGAAATTACTCATCAAAATGGGAAGAGTGCCCAGGAGGTTCGGGAGACCATCCTGGAGACCAATGAAAGTGCTGAAAATATCGTGGAAGCCAGCCTGAAAATTAAGGAGATCGCCGCCCAGACCAACCTATTGGCTCTCAATGCTGCCATTGAAGCAGCGAGGGCAGGTGAACAGGGCCGCGGCTTTGCGGTGGTGGCTGAGGAAATCCGCAAATTGGCTGAAGACTCCAATCGCTTCACCACAGAGATCGAAAACATCACCAAGGTCCTGTCCCTAAAGACCCAGGAAGCGGTGGTCAAGATGGGAGAGATGGATTCTGTGGTTAAGATTCAGTCGGAAAGCGTCTCCGCCACTGAGACCAAATTCGTCGGCATCGCTGAGGCTATCGACAGTATCCAAGAATATACGGAGATTATCAGCAGCTCCACTGAGGATATAGCCGATAAGAATCAATCCATCATGAACATGATTCAGAGTCTTTCCGCTATTGCTGAAGAAAGTGCGGCAAGCACCCAGGAAGTATCCGCATCGGTACAGGAGCAAACGGCAGCTATGGATCAGATCGCCGGGGCTAGTCAGGAACTGGCCGATCTGGCCGAAGAGCTTGAATCCAACATGCATGGATTTACCAAAAAGTAAACAAGGGAACGCTTAAGAGGAGTGAGCCATCTGAAAGAGGGGCCGCTCCTTTTTACTGTCTGCACATTAAAAAGGTGTTGGAGGCTTTTTTGAAGAAATATAGAAATACTAGAAAGGATAATCCAGGGTAGAGGTGAAGGCGAATGACAATCATTCAAGAGGCCATAGAGACATTAGAAACCATCCCTTATCTGGGGATGCGACCCCAAGACTTTGAAGAATTCTGGCTGGAGGGTTTGCGAGGGGACACTCGGGTCAAGGCCCGCCTGGAGCTTGAAGAGATTCCTTATCCCTTGTCCAAGGTAGAGGTCTTCACGGCCACTGTGCAATCCGGGGATCAGGTAGAACTCAAAGGTTATTTTCTGCGGCCCAGAGCCATTAATCTCTGTGAGACCTTGCCCGGTCTGGTGCGCTTTCATGGGTATTCCGGTAACCGGGGTCAGATCTCGGAGCTTCTCTTTTGGGCCTTACAAGGATATGCTGTCCTGGCCTTGGATGTCCGAGGGCAATGCGGGAAAACACCGGATTCCAGAGTCTATCCCGCGGGGGCTTATGCCGGTTGGATGACTTTGGGTTTGGAATCTCCTCATACTCATTATCTTCGCCAAGTCTACCTGGACGGAGTTCGGGCCGTGGAAGCCCTGGCCAATCAGCCGGAAGTGGATGAAAAGCGAATTGGCTGTATAGGCAAAAGTCAAGGGGGAGGATTAGCAGTCATAGCAGGAGGGGTGATCAACGCTCTAGGGCAAGAGGTCAACCTAAAGGGCGGGGTGAAGGCAGTGAGTGCAGCGATTCCCTTTCTGGCTGATTTCCGCAGAAGCTACCAGCTGCAAAGCGGTGGACCCATGGAGGAGCTTTCTTGGTATTTTCAACTTCATGATCCAGAACATAAGCGAGAGGAAAAAGTCTTTACCACCCTGGACTATTTTGATGGGGTTCACTTTGCTCCCTGGCTGGGAAAAGAAACGGCCTGCCTGGTATCCATGGGCTTAAAGGATACGGTCTGCCCGCCTTCCACCGTCTATTCGCTGTATAAGGCGATCTGTGGAGAAAAGAAACTGCTAGTCTATCCGGAATATGGGCATGAATCGCCGGATGGATTTATGGATCAGCAGATAGAGTTTTTCGCAAAGGAACTTCTTTAGGATTATAATTATTCTTTCCATTGCTTTTATATCGGGCAGCTTCTAAAATAAACTTGTAGTCCGGATTTACAAATCTCTGCTGAAAGGGGATGGTTAAATTGATCAAGGATATTTATGAGGTGGCAAACCTCTAAATAAATATTCGGGTGTAGAGGCATGGTCGTTGTTTCCTGAGCACTGCTGAGGACAGGCCATGTCCTATGCCGCATTTTTTGTACCTATTTTCAGGAGGAGATTTATGGAGTATCAGAATGCTAAAAATATATTGCCTAAGAAGCTTGTTGACGAAATCCAAAAATATGTACAGGGGCAAACTCTTTACATTCCCCGCAAAACATCCCACAAGACCGGTTGGGGCGAAATGAGCGGAACCAAAGCTGCTTTACGGGAAAGAAATCAAAGTATTATGAGGATGTACCGGGTGGGAAGCCGGATTGAGGATATTGCGGCCCAATATTATCTTTCGCCGGATAGTGTCAGAAAAATCGTCAGCACCCAAAACATGGACTGAACCTGATTGCTTTGCTGCTGATACACAAACACCGATGCTGCCTTTTACAGGTGGTATCGGTGTTTTTCAATGAAGATATAGTAAACGAACTTAAAAAACAGAATAGGTCTATTTGCCACAAGCTTATGAAAAACTTATTAAACCTGCTTGAGAGTTTTTTTCTTATTAGCGTTTTATAGCGCAAGCTTTAATGTTAAGATAGACAGGGGTGTTTTATTGAGAGTCAAAAAGCTAAAATATCAGCTCATTATTCCTACTGTCATCATCGTGTTCATTTTAATGAGCATCAACATATTGCTGGTGTTTCAAATTCAACAAAATCAAGCGGTTAACGAACTGAAGGAAAAGGGTCTGGTCCTGACCCAACAATTGGATTCTACTTGGGAATTTTTATCCATCAATCAACACAGGATCAATACCAGTGCCAAAGGCGACTTTGATTTTAAAGGGCTCAACTGTTCTACGGCAGGAATGAGTATCGGTGTTATTTTTGCTGAAAAAAACGGCTATAAGATCCGGTATGTGAATACGAATCCGCGTAATTCTTTGAATGAGCCTGATCCTTTTGAAAAAGAGGTTTTAGAAGAACTTTCTAATGATACCGCAATAGATTCCTATTGGGAATTGGTCAAGGAAGAGGGACAGCGCTATTTCCGCTATGTCACCCCTATGCGAATTGATGAAACCTGTCTGGAATGCCACGGTGAACCGGCGGGAGAAATTGATATTTCAGGCTATGCTAAAGAGGGAATGAAGATCGGTGATTTAGCTGGTGCTATCAGCATTACCATGCCCACTGATATTCAAGATCAGGCCCTTGTTTTTAACATATTCTGGCAGTGCATGACCTTTACCTTACTTATCATAGGTTGTGTTTTAGCCATTTACTACTTTGTTACTAAGCGGGTAACTAGGCCCATAGAACAACTGGAGGCTGCGGTGAAACAGGTTGGAGAAGGGGATCTGAACGTCGATTTGCATAATTTCGACGCATCGGAGGAGATCGAAGACTTGGCAGCCCATTTTGACAACATGGCGAAACAATTGAAGGAGCTGTACTCTGATTTAGAGCACAAAGTGGAACAGCGGACCGTAGAGCTGGGGAAAGCCAATGAACAATTGCGCATCAAGCAAGTGCAGCTCGAAAAGGTCAACTTCATATTAAAAGAAGACAGTCAGTATAAATCCGATTTTCTGGCCATGGTCAGCCATGAATTAAGAACTCCCTTGACGGCCATCATCATTTTTTCGGAGATCCTCCTCAAAAAGAAAGCCTTTGAAAACTCCTCGGAAGAACAAATCCTCTGTGAAATCAAAGAGAACAGTGAAGTATTGCTTTATATGATCAACAACATCCTGGATCTGGCGCGCATCGAGACCGGCAAGAATTCTCTGTCCATTGAGACGGTGGATTTAGTGGATGTCATCAATAATGTGGAATGCGTGATCCGCCCCTTAGCCCAGCGTCATGATATTCACTTAACAGCCCGGGTCGAACGGGGTGTGCCCCTCATTCAAGGAGATTATGAGAAAGTGCGCAGAATCATCGAGAACCTGGCCGGAAATGCTATTAAATTCACTCCCCTGGGCGGGAACGTAACGATTCATGCTTCCTTAGCTGAGGATCAGCACTATGTAAAGATCACGGTTCAGGACAACGGGATAGGGATTTCCCAGGAAAACCAAGCTCATATCTTTGAAAAGTTCATCCAGGTGGATTCATCCTCCTCAAGGCAGTATAACGGCAGCGGATTAGGGTTGGCCTTAGCTAAAGAACTTACCGAGCTGCATGGCGGGGTTATTTCCGTGGAGAGCGATTTGAATAAAGGCAGCACCTTCATAGTATTACTGCCCATTGAAAGACAGTAAGGGGGAGATGCAGAATGAAAATCATGTTGGTCGATGATGAGAGAAGCATTCAAAAGGCTGTTGAATATATCGTACGGGAAAACGGCTATCAGTTCTGCTATGTGGATAATGGTCTGGAGGCCCTTGCGGTCTTTACCAGAGAGTCCCCGGATTTGCTCATTCTGGACGTTATGCTTCCGGGGCTGGATGGCTTTGCGGTATGTGAAAAGATCCGGGCCTTCAGCGATGTGCCCATTATCTTTCTGTCAGCTAAAGGGGACATTGTCGATAAAGGCATTGGCTTTAAAATGGGGGGAGATGATTATCTCGTCAAGCCCTTCAGCTCCATGGAATTGGATTTTCGTATCAAGGCCTTGCTGCGCAGACCTCATCGCGTGGACGATGAGCCCAACAACAGTGATGAGGTGCTAAAGGTCGGTGACTTAGAGATACGCTTAAATGAATATGAGGTCTATGCCGGTGGTGAAAAAGTGGATCTGACCTCTAAGGAATTTGAGGTCCTGACCTTTTTCGCCAAACACCGAGGGCAAGTCTTTACCCGGGAACAATTGCTGGATAGAATCTGGGGACTGGATTTTGAGGGAGATACCAATACCGTCACGGTATTTATTCGCAGAATCCGCGAGAAAATCGAGGCCGATCCGGCCAAACCTCAATATCTATTGACCGTATGGGGTGTCGGGTATAAATTCAGGCCCAAATAAGACTGGGTTCATAACAAAAGGAACTGCCGCGGCTGAAAAGCCGGACAGTTCCTTTTAACTTTGGATAAGGGGTCTGGGATTAGCTTAAGGGAAGGTAGAATAAATATCTGCCGATTAATTCTCCGACGAACAGGAGCCCGAAGGAGATATAGAGCAGCTCTGACTTCTTAGGGGCCTTAAAATATAAATAGACCAGCAAGAGAGCGGCAAAGGCTGAACAGAACCAACGTACTAAGGACAGGGAAGGGTTGAGAGGGGCAAGGTTCGAGCCTAAGGATGCCATGAAGATGAACTGGATGATGAAGGCAGCTAAGATGGCAAGCAAGGTCGGCAGCTTGACCGCATCAAAGGAGCCAGGGGTGCTTTTAAAGACAGGGAAGAAGACAATATTAACCACTACAGCCCCTAAGATGATGGCGGAGCCATAAAAACCGATCATGGTATTGATGCTGTTCCAGGGTTCAAAAATCGTGTGACTATATAGGGAGCTCATAGCGAAGATCAGAGCCAATCCGGCAATACCGGCAGTGGTTAGCAAGGCTTGAGAAAGGTGTTGCTTTTTCCAGCTTACGAGGAAAGAGAGACAGACTAAGGCAATAAATAAGACGGTCAACAGGATTTCACGGCTCAACCAGGAAGAGCCCAGGTTGGTAATAGCGTTGACGGCATTGAGAGGATAGCCGATATCAAAAAATGAGAGACCAAGGCCGAGAATGGAAAGAATGGTCAAGACGGTTAAGCTTTTAAGATTGGTTTTTTGCATGGTGTCTTTTGCGGCAATATCTTTAAGCAAGCTATTATAAAGCATAAGCATGATGCAGCCGCCCACGGCGGACTGAATAGCCAGGGTGAATAGATATAATGGCCATGAATGCATGATAATCCCTCCTATGATCGATGTATTATCTCTTATGAGGTTTGATGACTATATTAGGGTGGGTTTCATTCGATGAGGGTAAATCCGGAGAATCGGCCAGTGTGCCGTACTTCGCCCGCAGCTCTTCAATGGGGCCGTAATCGAGAGCTTCATAGGGGCAGGCGGCGACACACACAGGAGTTTCACCCTGGCTAAGTAAATCTGCGCAGAAGTCACATTTAGACATCTGACCAGCTTCTTTATTGTATTGTGGTGCGCCATAGGGGCAAGCCCATGTGCAATAGCGGCAGCCGATACACCGGTTTGGATTCACAGAGAC
Coding sequences within it:
- a CDS encoding zinc-ribbon domain containing protein codes for the protein MYQEKVITCKDCGADFVFSVSEQEFYAEKGFTNEPGRCPSCRAARKQQSRGNGGYQRQERQMHPAVCASCGVETMVPFQPSGDKPVYCRDCFTPRNRY
- a CDS encoding CD3324 family protein; protein product: MEYQNAKNILPKKLVDEIQKYVQGQTLYIPRKTSHKTGWGEMSGTKAALRERNQSIMRMYRVGSRIEDIAAQYYLSPDSVRKIVSTQNMD
- a CDS encoding DUF2164 domain-containing protein, which encodes MKKETTRINLTKEQKEEMASAIQRYFLKERDEEIGNLASSLMLDFIIKELAPEFYNQGVYDAYKLMNDRTEDLLSLQIYH
- a CDS encoding c-type heme family protein, with the translated sequence MRVKKLKYQLIIPTVIIVFILMSINILLVFQIQQNQAVNELKEKGLVLTQQLDSTWEFLSINQHRINTSAKGDFDFKGLNCSTAGMSIGVIFAEKNGYKIRYVNTNPRNSLNEPDPFEKEVLEELSNDTAIDSYWELVKEEGQRYFRYVTPMRIDETCLECHGEPAGEIDISGYAKEGMKIGDLAGAISITMPTDIQDQALVFNIFWQCMTFTLLIIGCVLAIYYFVTKRVTRPIEQLEAAVKQVGEGDLNVDLHNFDASEEIEDLAAHFDNMAKQLKELYSDLEHKVEQRTVELGKANEQLRIKQVQLEKVNFILKEDSQYKSDFLAMVSHELRTPLTAIIIFSEILLKKKAFENSSEEQILCEIKENSEVLLYMINNILDLARIETGKNSLSIETVDLVDVINNVECVIRPLAQRHDIHLTARVERGVPLIQGDYEKVRRIIENLAGNAIKFTPLGGNVTIHASLAEDQHYVKITVQDNGIGISQENQAHIFEKFIQVDSSSSRQYNGSGLGLALAKELTELHGGVISVESDLNKGSTFIVLLPIERQ
- a CDS encoding winged helix-turn-helix domain-containing protein, coding for MKIMLVDDERSIQKAVEYIVRENGYQFCYVDNGLEALAVFTRESPDLLILDVMLPGLDGFAVCEKIRAFSDVPIIFLSAKGDIVDKGIGFKMGGDDYLVKPFSSMELDFRIKALLRRPHRVDDEPNNSDEVLKVGDLEIRLNEYEVYAGGEKVDLTSKEFEVLTFFAKHRGQVFTREQLLDRIWGLDFEGDTNTVTVFIRRIREKIEADPAKPQYLLTVWGVGYKFRPK
- a CDS encoding putative RNA methyltransferase; the protein is MPKSVLLNDGLTGHYMDILRCPICHNSMQLINRKSLICGDKHCFDLAKQGYVNLLSHGIKTKYNKQLFEARKLLAQSGFFEPLNEQLCELIQRDLNLSEAKSQNCSLKILDAGCGEGSHLANIQQKLGKNTGMRPLGVGMDLAKEGIQLAARDWESIFWCVGDLAQCPFEDRQFDVILNILSPANYSEFERILTDDGLVIKVVPGKEYLTELREIFYEETEKQDYSNAKTVELFENHLTLYKTVPLRYSMTLNQPLIANLVHMTPLTWGADEDRIGRALKLESLEITIDLTIMVGRKKCSGQEQMEVV
- a CDS encoding methyl-accepting chemotaxis protein codes for the protein MTSTVVVFYQLEKMQQDGSVINTAGVVRGATQRLIKLELAKQPNDELIQKLDGIIEGLIQGDESLGLPKATDEAFIQEMNKVKSEWQSLKGTIQSARNSGNFTSLVQESESYFTTTNAAVAAAEVFSAAKVKALKMIQSVLMVFNIILLIAIWFMSSSRISQPIQKLIDIIEHLNISENIPEQFMNRKDEVGGLSRAFQGVIYNIRSLVEGLASSSEKLAGSAAFLKTISQESSNASMEVAKTIEGIAHGASDQATEIQSGVAQMDVLGHLVAEDQKKVEDLRRATDKVEQLKDEGTTILADLIEITHQNGKSAQEVRETILETNESAENIVEASLKIKEIAAQTNLLALNAAIEAARAGEQGRGFAVVAEEIRKLAEDSNRFTTEIENITKVLSLKTQEAVVKMGEMDSVVKIQSESVSATETKFVGIAEAIDSIQEYTEIISSSTEDIADKNQSIMNMIQSLSAIAEESAASTQEVSASVQEQTAAMDQIAGASQELADLAEELESNMHGFTKK
- a CDS encoding DMSO/selenate family reductase complex B subunit, producing the protein MSVQYGFYINQSRCSGCHACQTSCNDKNNLEPGRLFRRIKETDGGEFTPLNQGYAHNAYAFFTSISCNHCDHPKCTEACPSGAMHKDPETGIVSVNPNRCIGCRYCTWACPYGAPQYNKEAGQMSKCDFCADLLSQGETPVCVAACPYEALDYGPIEELRAKYGTLADSPDLPSSNETHPNIVIKPHKR
- a CDS encoding acetylxylan esterase codes for the protein MTIIQEAIETLETIPYLGMRPQDFEEFWLEGLRGDTRVKARLELEEIPYPLSKVEVFTATVQSGDQVELKGYFLRPRAINLCETLPGLVRFHGYSGNRGQISELLFWALQGYAVLALDVRGQCGKTPDSRVYPAGAYAGWMTLGLESPHTHYLRQVYLDGVRAVEALANQPEVDEKRIGCIGKSQGGGLAVIAGGVINALGQEVNLKGGVKAVSAAIPFLADFRRSYQLQSGGPMEELSWYFQLHDPEHKREEKVFTTLDYFDGVHFAPWLGKETACLVSMGLKDTVCPPSTVYSLYKAICGEKKLLVYPEYGHESPDGFMDQQIEFFAKELL
- a CDS encoding dimethyl sulfoxide reductase anchor subunit family protein, which translates into the protein MHSWPLYLFTLAIQSAVGGCIMLMLYNSLLKDIAAKDTMQKTNLKSLTVLTILSILGLGLSFFDIGYPLNAVNAITNLGSSWLSREILLTVLFIALVCLSFLVSWKKQHLSQALLTTAGIAGLALIFAMSSLYSHTIFEPWNSINTMIGFYGSAIILGAVVVNIVFFPVFKSTPGSFDAVKLPTLLAILAAFIIQFIFMASLGSNLAPLNPSLSLVRWFCSAFAALLLVYLYFKAPKKSELLYISFGLLFVGELIGRYLFYLPLS